Proteins from one Algicella marina genomic window:
- a CDS encoding DUF2927 domain-containing protein: protein MRLVATLAMAILTAFGSGTSPAFAGDKPIREQIVEIVSSRKATVRKWTRAPRVLVLHDRAAPKDFFEGMVAEITAAAPSFPGVASIDYVDLGAIGAPLAGGARFRVKQDEVEGGVAVSSGFLIDGYGAAVADIYVFLTDIPTGVLFAALTQSSGPLPRRFAEGAPHSCYYTASSLNDVLRYGMVFINSAWDMERVQACMFEEFMHTLGILNDSEASEHFTFNDRVADPVDRLADFALLEALYSESVLPGDPPDRVADAFLLNR, encoded by the coding sequence ATGCGTTTGGTGGCGACATTGGCGATGGCGATCCTGACGGCTTTCGGTTCCGGAACAAGTCCCGCGTTCGCAGGCGACAAGCCTATCCGTGAGCAGATCGTCGAGATCGTTTCCTCCAGGAAGGCGACTGTCCGGAAGTGGACTCGGGCCCCACGGGTGCTCGTGCTTCACGACCGGGCGGCGCCGAAGGACTTCTTCGAGGGCATGGTCGCGGAGATCACGGCAGCGGCTCCGAGCTTTCCGGGGGTCGCATCCATCGACTATGTCGATCTTGGTGCGATCGGCGCACCGCTGGCGGGCGGGGCGCGTTTCCGTGTGAAGCAGGACGAGGTCGAGGGCGGTGTTGCCGTCTCTTCCGGCTTCCTGATCGACGGATACGGCGCGGCGGTGGCCGACATCTACGTTTTCCTGACCGACATTCCCACCGGCGTGCTGTTCGCGGCGCTGACCCAATCCTCCGGGCCGCTGCCCCGGCGCTTTGCCGAAGGTGCGCCGCATAGCTGCTATTACACCGCGAGTTCCCTGAATGATGTACTGCGCTACGGCATGGTCTTCATCAACAGCGCATGGGACATGGAGCGGGTGCAGGCGTGCATGTTCGAGGAATTCATGCACACGCTGGGCATCCTGAACGATTCCGAAGCGTCGGAGCATTTTACCTTCAACGATCGGGTCGCGGATCCGGTTGACCGGCTGGCGGATTTCGCGCTGCTGGAAGCGCTATACAGTGAAAGCGTGCTGCCGGGTGATCCGCCGGACCGGGTTGCCGATGCGTTCCTGCTGAACCGCTGA
- the murC gene encoding UDP-N-acetylmuramate--L-alanine ligase, which yields MNDQTHLPHDIGPIHFVGIGGIGMSGIAEVLIDHGFTVQGSDLKESPITRRLEERGAKIFIGQKAGNLKGAAVVVISSAIKPGNPELDCARSLKLPVVRRAEMLAELMRLKNNVAVAGTHGKTTTTSMVAAVLDGGGIDPTVINGGIIHAYGSNARMGDSDWMVVEADESDGTFNRLPATIAIVTNIDPEHMDHYGDFDTLRDAFHTFVSNIPFYGIAVCCLDHPEVQTLVGRIHDRRVVTYGFNPQADVRAVDLRYNNGVAEFDVVLSGESDVIEGVRLPMPGDHNVSNALSAIAVARHLGISHDLIRAALAGFGGVNRRFTRVGEVDGVTIIDDYGHHPVEIAAVLKAARHSTKGRIVAVHQPHRYSRLDDLFEEFCTCFNDADVVAIADVYSAGEDPIPGRDRDALVAGLAQHGHRRALALANAADLPDFVRKEAKPGDMVVCLGAGTITAWANGLPEALRAKKAG from the coding sequence ATGAACGATCAGACGCATCTGCCGCATGACATAGGCCCGATCCACTTCGTCGGAATCGGCGGAATCGGGATGTCCGGTATCGCGGAAGTGTTGATCGACCACGGCTTCACGGTGCAGGGCTCGGACCTGAAGGAAAGCCCGATCACGCGGCGGCTGGAAGAGCGCGGGGCGAAGATTTTCATCGGCCAGAAGGCGGGCAACCTGAAGGGGGCGGCCGTGGTGGTGATCTCCTCGGCGATCAAGCCGGGCAACCCGGAACTCGATTGCGCGCGCAGCCTGAAGCTGCCAGTTGTGCGGCGGGCGGAAATGCTGGCCGAACTGATGCGGCTGAAGAACAATGTCGCTGTCGCCGGTACACATGGCAAGACGACCACAACCTCGATGGTGGCGGCGGTGCTGGATGGTGGCGGGATCGACCCGACCGTAATCAATGGCGGGATCATCCATGCCTACGGGTCCAATGCGCGGATGGGCGACAGTGACTGGATGGTGGTGGAGGCCGACGAAAGCGACGGCACGTTCAATCGGCTGCCGGCGACGATTGCCATTGTCACCAACATCGACCCGGAACATATGGACCATTACGGCGATTTCGACACGTTGCGCGATGCGTTCCACACTTTCGTCTCAAACATTCCGTTTTATGGAATCGCGGTGTGTTGCCTCGACCATCCGGAGGTGCAGACACTGGTGGGCCGGATTCATGACCGGCGCGTCGTGACCTACGGGTTCAACCCGCAGGCGGACGTGCGAGCGGTGGACCTGCGTTACAACAACGGGGTGGCGGAGTTCGACGTGGTGCTGAGCGGCGAGAGCGATGTGATCGAGGGCGTGCGGCTGCCGATGCCGGGGGACCACAATGTCTCCAACGCGCTGTCGGCGATCGCGGTGGCGCGGCATCTGGGCATCAGCCATGATCTGATCCGCGCGGCTCTGGCCGGCTTCGGTGGCGTCAACCGGCGGTTTACGCGGGTGGGTGAGGTGGACGGTGTGACGATCATCGACGATTATGGCCATCATCCCGTAGAAATTGCCGCCGTGTTGAAGGCGGCGCGGCATTCGACGAAGGGCAGGATCGTCGCAGTTCACCAGCCGCACCGGTATTCGCGGCTTGATGACCTGTTCGAAGAGTTCTGCACGTGCTTCAACGATGCGGACGTGGTGGCGATTGCCGATGTATACTCGGCGGGCGAGGACCCCATTCCCGGAAGGGACCGGGACGCGCTTGTCGCCGGACTGGCGCAGCACGGCCATCGCCGGGCACTGGCGCTGGCGAACGCGGCCGATCTGCCGGACTTCGTTCGCAAGGAAGCCAAGCCGGGCGATATGGTCGTCTGCCTCGGTGCGGGCACGATCACGGCCTGGGCCAACGGCCTGCCGGAGGCACTGAGGGCGAAGAAGGCGGGCTGA
- a CDS encoding DUF2484 family protein, translating into MVTLLLGFVWVILVSMVAMIPYPQHRPYALGMLLLFPFLMVAIWIEWGAVPALVLLLGGLSIYRYPAMFLARWAMRKLRCRA; encoded by the coding sequence ATGGTGACGTTGCTGCTGGGTTTTGTCTGGGTCATCCTCGTCAGCATGGTGGCGATGATACCCTATCCCCAGCACCGGCCCTATGCGCTTGGGATGCTTCTGCTCTTTCCCTTTCTGATGGTGGCGATCTGGATAGAATGGGGTGCAGTGCCCGCGTTGGTGCTGTTACTCGGCGGCCTGTCAATCTATCGCTATCCGGCGATGTTTCTTGCCCGGTGGGCGATGCGCAAGCTGAGGTGCCGTGCCTGA
- the murD gene encoding UDP-N-acetylmuramoyl-L-alanine--D-glutamate ligase → MIPVRGYEGHRVAVLGLGRSGLVAARALRAGGAEVVAWDDNPEARAAAEAEGFTPVDLSRDAAWEDVRTLILSPGIPALYPAPNPIVEKAWTHGAVVDNDIGLFFRSYATEDWGLMDRPPRVICVTGSNGKSTTTALIHHCLKAIGMPAQMAGNIGRGVLDLEPGVDGEVVVLELSSYQTEVARALAPDIAIFMNLTPDHLDRHGGMGGYFAAKRRLFAEGGPERAIIGVDEAEGRYLAAEMRQEAEGGDPVIRISSAQKLVGGWNVFARKGFLSEWRKGRQVASIDLREMAGLPGAHNHQNACAAYAALRSLGVAPKKIEVALASYPGLPHRCQLIGEKGGVRFVNDSKATNADAAEKALLAFPRVRWILGGRAKDGGIAALAPLFDRVAKAYLIGEAAESFGATLGTVPQETCGDMATAVSRAAAEAEPGEVVLLAPAAASFDQYSSFETRGDDFVAAVQRVLAAG, encoded by the coding sequence ATGATTCCGGTACGCGGGTACGAGGGGCACAGGGTGGCGGTGCTGGGGCTTGGGCGCTCCGGTCTCGTGGCGGCGCGGGCGTTGCGGGCTGGGGGCGCGGAGGTCGTGGCCTGGGATGACAACCCGGAGGCGCGGGCGGCGGCGGAGGCGGAGGGCTTCACGCCGGTCGATCTGAGCCGGGACGCCGCGTGGGAAGACGTGAGGACGCTTATCCTGTCGCCGGGCATACCCGCGCTGTATCCGGCGCCCAACCCGATTGTCGAGAAGGCTTGGACGCACGGGGCGGTTGTCGACAACGACATCGGGTTGTTCTTTCGATCCTACGCGACGGAGGACTGGGGGCTGATGGACCGGCCGCCACGGGTGATCTGTGTGACTGGTTCGAACGGCAAATCCACGACAACGGCGCTGATCCACCATTGCCTGAAGGCAATAGGGATGCCTGCGCAAATGGCGGGTAACATCGGGCGCGGGGTGCTGGACCTCGAACCCGGTGTCGATGGCGAGGTGGTGGTGCTGGAGCTTTCTTCCTACCAGACGGAAGTGGCGCGGGCACTGGCGCCGGACATCGCGATCTTCATGAACCTGACGCCCGATCACCTCGACCGGCATGGTGGCATGGGCGGGTATTTCGCGGCCAAACGCCGGCTGTTCGCCGAGGGCGGACCGGAGCGGGCGATCATCGGGGTGGACGAGGCCGAGGGACGCTATCTGGCGGCAGAGATGCGGCAGGAGGCGGAGGGTGGCGATCCGGTGATCCGCATCTCATCTGCGCAGAAGCTGGTTGGCGGATGGAACGTGTTCGCGCGGAAGGGTTTCCTGAGCGAGTGGCGCAAGGGGCGGCAGGTGGCTTCCATCGATCTGCGGGAGATGGCGGGATTGCCCGGGGCGCACAACCACCAGAATGCCTGTGCCGCCTATGCGGCATTGCGGAGCCTCGGGGTGGCGCCGAAGAAGATCGAAGTGGCGCTGGCAAGCTATCCGGGGCTGCCGCATCGGTGCCAGTTGATCGGCGAGAAGGGCGGCGTGCGTTTCGTCAACGACAGCAAGGCCACCAATGCCGATGCGGCGGAAAAGGCGTTGTTGGCGTTTCCGCGCGTGCGGTGGATTCTCGGCGGGCGGGCAAAGGACGGTGGCATCGCGGCGCTGGCGCCGCTGTTCGACCGGGTGGCGAAGGCGTACCTGATCGGCGAGGCGGCTGAGTCTTTCGGTGCGACATTGGGGACGGTGCCGCAGGAGACGTGCGGCGACATGGCCACGGCGGTCTCCCGTGCGGCCGCGGAGGCGGAGCCGGGCGAGGTGGTGCTGCTGGCCCCGGCGGCGGCGAGTTTCGACCAGTATTCAAGCTTCGAGACGCGGGGGGATGACTTCGTGGCGGCGGTGCAGCGGGTGCTGGCTGCCGGGTGA
- a CDS encoding DUF2484 family protein has protein sequence MLSALLTLCWLILANVIAMFPSRSHHWPAAYVLMSIGVPLLVLVYKEHGPGWAGLALLGMVSILRWPVRYFIRWVRRKLGNEEAGL, from the coding sequence ATGCTTTCCGCGCTGCTGACCCTGTGCTGGCTGATCCTTGCCAATGTCATCGCCATGTTTCCGTCGCGCAGTCATCACTGGCCGGCTGCCTATGTGCTGATGAGCATCGGCGTGCCACTGCTGGTCCTTGTTTATAAGGAACACGGGCCGGGTTGGGCAGGGCTGGCGCTGCTGGGAATGGTATCGATCCTGCGTTGGCCGGTGCGGTACTTCATCCGCTGGGTGCGGCGCAAGCTGGGAAACGAGGAGGCGGGGCTGTGA
- the ftsW gene encoding putative lipid II flippase FtsW, with the protein MTEMVFGVVPVKPGEPLLPRWWRTVDTWTLLAIIGLFAAGLMLGLAASPPLATRNGLDPFYYVSRQAFFGMLALTAMVVTSMLTPRQLRRLGVIGFGFAFVALALLPVLGTDFGKGAVRWYSLGFASVQPSEFLKPAFVILTAWLMAANYEPGGPPGRAISFWIAVLLVGLLVVQPDFGQASLVLGAWGLMYFVAGASMFLLMILAALVMAGGVMAYRMSDHVARRIDGFLSPDLDPRTQLGFATNAIQEGGILGVGVGEGTVKWSLPDAHTDFIIAVAAEEYGLVMCLVIILLFGTIVVRSMVRLVRERDPFVRLAGTGLAAMFGLQALINMGVAVRLLPAKGMTLPFVSYGGSSLLAAGIALGMLLALTRERPQDTFSEIIGRGR; encoded by the coding sequence ATGACGGAAATGGTGTTTGGTGTCGTACCGGTAAAGCCGGGCGAACCATTGTTGCCACGCTGGTGGCGGACGGTGGATACGTGGACCTTGCTGGCGATCATCGGGCTGTTCGCGGCCGGGTTGATGCTGGGGCTGGCGGCCTCGCCGCCATTGGCGACGCGAAACGGGCTTGATCCCTTCTACTACGTCTCCCGTCAGGCGTTCTTCGGCATGCTGGCGCTGACGGCGATGGTTGTTACCTCCATGCTGACACCCAGGCAGTTGCGGCGGCTGGGCGTTATCGGTTTCGGTTTCGCCTTTGTCGCCCTGGCCCTGCTGCCGGTATTGGGCACGGATTTCGGCAAGGGAGCGGTGCGCTGGTACTCGCTGGGATTCGCATCGGTCCAGCCTTCGGAATTCCTGAAGCCGGCTTTCGTGATCCTGACGGCGTGGCTGATGGCAGCGAATTATGAGCCGGGCGGGCCGCCGGGGCGGGCGATTTCCTTCTGGATCGCGGTGCTGCTGGTTGGACTGCTGGTGGTGCAGCCGGACTTCGGGCAGGCGAGCCTCGTGCTGGGCGCGTGGGGGTTGATGTATTTTGTTGCCGGTGCGTCGATGTTCCTGTTGATGATCCTCGCGGCGCTGGTGATGGCGGGCGGGGTCATGGCCTATCGCATGTCGGACCACGTGGCGCGGCGGATCGACGGGTTCCTGTCGCCCGACCTGGACCCGCGCACGCAGCTTGGTTTTGCGACCAACGCCATTCAGGAGGGTGGTATCCTCGGGGTCGGTGTTGGTGAGGGGACCGTGAAATGGTCGCTGCCCGATGCGCATACCGATTTCATCATCGCCGTCGCGGCAGAGGAATACGGGCTGGTGATGTGCCTTGTCATCATCCTGCTGTTTGGCACGATCGTCGTCCGCTCCATGGTGCGGCTTGTGCGTGAGCGCGATCCGTTCGTGCGGCTGGCTGGCACCGGTCTGGCGGCGATGTTCGGGTTGCAGGCGTTGATCAACATGGGTGTGGCCGTGCGGCTGCTGCCCGCCAAGGGCATGACGTTGCCGTTCGTGAGCTATGGCGGCTCTTCGCTGCTGGCGGCGGGGATCGCGCTCGGAATGTTGCTGGCGCTGACGCGAGAACGGCCGCAGGACACGTTCTCGGAAATCATCGGACGGGGGCGTTGA
- a CDS encoding UDP-N-acetylglucosamine--N-acetylmuramyl-(pentapeptide) pyrophosphoryl-undecaprenol N-acetylglucosamine transferase, translating into MADAPLLVIAAGGTGGHMFPAQALAEEMLDRGWRVKLSTDARGARYAGGFPAAVERAVVPSGSFAQAEGWRKALVPFKILGGLIGANVSFLRDRPDAVAGFGGYPAIPAMATAILQRVPRLIHEQNGVLGRVNGLLARRAAAVACGTWPTDVPDGVEAFHIGNPVRAAVKARAGSPYITPGDWPMDLLVFGGSQGAHVMMKVPEALAYLPEELLANLTVSHQARDEDAAKVRAAYDSLGVRADIRPFFDDIPDRMARAQLVICRAGASSIADLTVIGRPSILIPYPYATGDHQTANAKGLVAAGGAFMIPESGLTPEVLSGHIAAILAEPEGANAAAAATLKFGKPDAAEMLADLVGKIAFERKSHERSDASAA; encoded by the coding sequence ATGGCGGATGCACCCCTTCTCGTGATTGCGGCCGGCGGCACCGGCGGCCACATGTTCCCGGCGCAGGCTTTGGCCGAAGAGATGCTGGACCGTGGTTGGCGGGTGAAGCTTTCGACAGATGCACGCGGCGCGCGCTATGCGGGCGGCTTCCCGGCGGCGGTGGAGCGTGCTGTCGTGCCTTCGGGGAGTTTCGCGCAGGCGGAGGGCTGGCGGAAGGCGCTGGTACCGTTCAAGATTCTCGGCGGGTTGATCGGAGCGAATGTCTCTTTCCTGCGGGACCGGCCCGACGCGGTGGCTGGGTTCGGCGGCTATCCCGCGATCCCGGCAATGGCGACGGCGATCCTGCAGCGGGTGCCGCGGCTGATTCATGAACAGAACGGCGTGTTGGGGCGGGTGAATGGATTGCTGGCCAGACGCGCGGCGGCAGTGGCCTGCGGCACGTGGCCGACGGATGTGCCGGATGGCGTCGAGGCATTCCACATCGGTAACCCGGTGCGCGCGGCGGTGAAGGCGCGGGCAGGCAGCCCTTATATTACGCCGGGTGACTGGCCCATGGATCTGCTTGTTTTCGGCGGAAGCCAGGGCGCGCATGTGATGATGAAGGTGCCCGAGGCGTTGGCCTATCTGCCGGAGGAACTGCTGGCCAATCTGACGGTTTCGCACCAGGCGCGAGACGAGGATGCCGCCAAGGTGCGTGCGGCCTATGACAGCCTTGGTGTGCGTGCCGACATCCGCCCGTTTTTCGACGACATTCCCGACAGGATGGCGCGGGCGCAACTTGTGATCTGCCGGGCGGGCGCCTCTTCCATCGCCGATCTGACCGTGATCGGACGCCCCTCGATCCTGATCCCGTATCCCTACGCCACCGGCGATCACCAGACGGCGAATGCCAAGGGACTGGTGGCGGCGGGCGGGGCATTCATGATCCCGGAAAGCGGATTGACACCCGAGGTGCTGAGCGGGCATATCGCGGCAATTCTGGCCGAGCCCGAGGGGGCAAATGCCGCCGCCGCCGCCACACTGAAGTTCGGAAAACCGGATGCTGCCGAAATGCTGGCGGACCTGGTGGGCAAGATTGCATTCGAGAGGAAGAGCCATGAACGATCAGACGCATCTGCCGCATGA